TGGGACTAATCAAGTGGGTTGCACAAGCCAAGCAAGGATCAAATGAGTGAATGGTCCGTAATAATTCTAAGGGTTGATCTGTGTTCACAACAGGTGTGTCTAACAACGATGCCTCATAGGCTCCTTTTTGTCCTTGGGCATCCCGTGGGGACGCATTCCAAGTCGATGGAACCACAATCTGATAAGCACTCACTTTACCATCCTTAATCTTAACCCAATGTCCTAACGCTCCACGAGGTGCTTCACAAATACCCACTCCCTGCGCTTGGCTTGGCCAGGTTTTCGGTTCCCATTTTTGACCGTTAAAAACGGTACTATCCCCCGCTTTAAGATTGGCAATAAGTTCCGCATAAAAACCTGCCAAGTGGTCAACACAAAACTTTGTTTCTAACCCCCTTGCTAAGGTTCGACCCAACGTCGAAAAGACAGCTGAGACCGGCAAATCGAGTTTACGCAAGGCACTATCGACCAGTTCCTTAATTTCTTGGTTCCCGCGAGCATAGCCGACAACAAAACGTGCTAGCGGACCCACTTCCATGGCATGCCCTTGCCAACGAGGGGTTTTTATCCAGCTATAGCCCTTGTTTTCGTCTAACGTGGTATAGGGGGGACGAGGACCGTCATAATGCGGATCTGTCCTACCTTGCCAAGGATGAAGGCCACTATGTATATCATCATACTGATACCAGGAATGGGAGACAAACTCCTGAATTTGTTTTGGATCCTTAAGATCAACATCGTAGACTTTACTGAGATCTCTATCGAGAACAACCCCTCCGGGAAACAAATAACTATCCGCCTCCCGAATATCCGTCGTTGGAATCCCGCCATACGCTAAATAGTTGCTAACCCCGCCCCCATAAAGATCGTTTTTATAAAAACCGGCAATCGCTAACAAATCCGGAATCAAAACCTGATCAACAAACGTCTGAGCCTCCTCGATTTTTGCTTTTACAAGGTTCAAGCGTTCTATATTGATGACATCGTTGTCATCGAGATTAATAGCACTAGCCATCCCCCCCACTAAATAATTAGGATGAGGGTTTTTACCCCCAAATACAGTATGTATCTTCACAATTTCCTTTTGCCAATTTAAGGCTTCAAGATAATGGGCAACACCCAAAAGGTTCACTTCTGGTGGCAAACGATAAGCCGGATGACCCCAGTAAGCATTTGCGAAAATACCCAACTGACCGCTACCGACAAAGTCTTTAAATTTTTTCTGGATATCCGTAAAATAACCGACAGAGGATTTAGGCCAACTGGAGATTTTTTGGGCTAAATTACTGGTTTGTTGCGGGTCAGCTTTCAAGGCACTCACGACATCGATCCAATCAAATCCGTGTAAGTTATAAAAATGGATCACATGGTCATGAGCAAATTGAGCCGTTGTCATGATATTGCGGATTAAGTTCGCATTTTTAGGGACCCGGATATCTAAAGCATCCTCCACTGCCCGGATTGAACCAATAGCATGAATATGCGTACAAACTCCACAAATTCGTTGGACAAATGCCCAAACATCCCGCGGATCTCGATTTTCCACAATTTTTTCGATTCCTCTAAATACCGTCCCTGAACTCAAAGCATCGGTAATCTTAGTACCATCAACCACAGCTTCTATGCGTAGATGCCCTTCTATTCGAGTAATTGGATCAACGACAATTCGCTTGGACATATACCCAGCCCTTTCAATTCCTAATTTACTATTTTTCTTTCTTTTCGTTTCCCTTAACGACCGCAGTAGCCCCAGCGTGGGCTAAAATTCCTACCCCAGTTACACCTAAGGTTGCCAAGCCCAGTTTGTCAGCCCCCCTACCGATCACATTATTAGGAATTGCCGCAAGGTGGGTGTAAATAGGGGTATTATCATAAAAATTTCCCTCAGAACATCCAATACAAGGGTGACCGGATTTAATGGGATAGCTCACACCATCATTCCACTGGGTAATAGCACAAGCATTGTAGGTGGTAGGTCCTTTACATCCCATTTTATACAAACACCAGCCTTGCTTGGCGCCTGCATCATCGAAGGCTTCCACAAACTGTCCCGCGTCAAAAAAAGCCCTCCGATTACAATTGTCATGGACGCGGTGTTCATAGAAAGCCCTAGGCCGACCTAAATTCGTTAATTCTGGGATCTTCCCGAAGGTCAGATAGTACACAATAGTACCAGTTATTACTTCTGCGATTGGAGGACAACCGGGCACATCAATAACCGGTCGATTTCGGACAACCTTTCGAACAGGAACCGCCTCAGTAGGATTAGGGTAAGCAGCTTGAATACAGCCGTTCGTAGCGCAGGACCCAAAGGCAATAACAACCGCTGCCCCATCAGCAGCCTCTTGGAGAACACTTGTAGCGGTCTTACCGCCAATGGTACAATAGACTCCACCATCCCCTAGGGTAGGACTTCCCTCCACGACTAATAAATACTTTCCTCGATAATCGCGCATTGTCTTCTGTTTGGCTGCCTCAGCTTGCTCCCCTGCAGCGGCTTGAAGCGTTTCCATATAATCCAACGAGATCATATTAAGAATCAAATTAGCCACTAATGGATGAGCAGAACGAATAAAGGACTCACCACAACAAGTACACTCTTGAAGATTAAGATAGATTACGGGCATCCGAGGCTTCGACTCTAAAGCTTGCACTATTTTAGGAACTGCCCCTATGTCAAGGCTGAGTAAACCCGCCGTTATAGTGCAAAATTTTAGAAAATCCCGCCTGGATACCCCTTTGCTCTGAGCCCATTGATAAAAACTTTCCGAAGCGGACAAGTCTCATCCCTCCCCAGTGTTGTTAATTGAACAATGTTTATTAAAGTTTCACCTGGGCATTGTTGCTCATTTTTTCTTATTGTACCCGTTTACCCTTGCTTATACCCTTATGGAATCTAAAAAGCTCCGCTACAAAGCGGAGTACTCCTATGGTATAATATTGTCGAAAAGAAGGGAAAAAGAATGCAAGTGCAGTCGCCGTAAGAGACCTGCCGGGAGTAGCAGCCGCAGGTGAAAAGTTCGAGATATATGCTGTTAAACTCTACATCTCTTCGTAGAGAATTCTAAGTTTCTTATCTTTACACCTGAAGAATGGAGATGGGCATTTGCATTTCGCCTTGAAACCTCATTACGAAAGCCCCCATCACATTGGGGCATTGATATAGGCCTTTCCCTATCTAAATTTCCGATTGCAAACTAGAGCCCCTTTATGACTCCTCCGAGAAGTACCTCCGCGCCTTATCGTTTCTATCTTTGTTACCCAGACGAGTTCTGGGCTGCGTTAATTCCTCACCGTCTGGTAGTTTAACTGCAAAGTGAGCGCCCTCAAGAATCTGGGCCAGAACGTTCAATGGGGTCGTCGCTACTTCGCGGTACATTCGATGGGTGTACATGTGACGAACGTTGGGAAACTCTTGCTTAAATAAACGCCTGGCCTTGTCGCCTGAATCATCAGCATCCAGGAGAATGCAAACCTCATCATCACTAAACTCCGCGATTAACTGTTCCAACTTAACCAGACCCAACGTCCCATAGGTGCAAGCGATCTCCACTGGTTCATCCAGAAGCTCCAGCAAACGCAGTTTATCAGTTTTTCCTTCAACAATAATAACTCTACCCATTATCCCACCTATACCTTCAGGCCACGACGTTGTTTGTCGTGCTTATACTTCTATAGAATAAACAGGTGATGGATTTGGCGCAAGGACCACGAAACATGTCATATCTTTATCTCCAGTGTTTGTGAGACTAAATACTTCCGAACCCTTGCAGTGTATTACATCACCTTGAGTAATTTCATGATTTGTCCCATCGACCCCCATTTGTCCTTGCCCAACAAGTACATGAATTAGAAGGTCGCTTTCTTCATGATTATGAGGAGGTACTCCTTGGCCAGGTCTAAAATTTAGAACAAAGTTAAGAATTCTACTTTCATTATAAAGAATCCTCTTGGTAAGGTTTTCATCCATATACACGATTTTCTCCGATAATTTCTCGATGTTCATGATGTTCAACCACCTTTATTTATTTATTACAATAGTGTTTACGCGAACTTATAAATACTAAATTAAAGGTCATAACTAATGTTTCCATTCGTTTCATTTCTGATGCAAATTACCCTTGTTATGTTTGGCAATGCGAGCAAAAAAACGCATTTCGTCCCCCAACCTCGGCCTTTTGGATAGCCTCGTGGCAAACTAAACACGGTTTGTCGGCCCGATCATAAACCTTAAAAAACGGGTTATATCCACCGGTAAAATCATCCCATGGTGCAAAATGTTCCTCCATATCTCCTCCAAGACGGATAGAATCCTGAAGAACGGAGACCAAGGAATGATATAACGTCATCTTGTCAGCTAAATCTATCCTAGAAATCGATCGAGTCGGCAAAATGCCCGCACTAAACAAAGCTTCATTTGAATAGGCATTACCCACTCCAGCGATATTTTTGGGATTCATTAACCAAGGCTTAATCATACCCTTTTTACCATCAAGCAATTGAGCAAAACCTTGGGCATTAAAGTTAGGGTCTAAGGGGTCGCTTCCCAGTTTGAGCAATTTTGTCTCAAGCTGCTCCTGCGCAAGGTAATGTAAATAACCCAATGTGAGACTACAGAATAAGAGCATTGAACCGTCCGATAAACCGAATACAACGCTTGCCTTTCCTGGCAGTTCCTTAATCCTTTGTCGTAAATCCTCTACATTATTCTGGACAATTTCAGAAATTACGGCCTTTTTCGATGGGTTCGCAATAGGCCCATAAAGTGTTTCTACATTTTCTGGGGGTACATAAAAAAGCCTACCATCAAGCATCATATGTGTCAGGAGAAAATGGCCATCATCAAGCTGAAAAACAAGGTATTTGCCCCTACGAATGATATCTTTGATAAGCTTTCCGGTAACGACCTTGCAAAAATCCGTACTTTCTATGTTAACGCTTTTAATTCGTAAGACATTAACGGCGTCAACCCGTTTATCCTTAACACATCGGTTCAAATAGTCTTTGTATATCTCCATCTCAGGTATTTCAGGCATGATACCCTCTCCATTTTTGATTTATTATTCCACTCACTCCGATTATTAATTCGCGACATTCCTAGGATATAGCATTCTCCCACTTCTTTTCAGCAGACAAGGGTTATAACAAACTTTTTTACAGTTTGTTATAACCCTTGTCTGCTGAAGAATATTTGAAGAGAGGTAATCACTTACCTCTCTTCAAATATTCTATATTCCTAAAAACAATTTACTCCAAGAGCGGTCCAAGTCTTGATACCGACGATTCCATCTTGGACTAAGCACATGCTCCCTTGAAACGATATTACAGCTGCTCTAGTTATTGGTCCGAAAATCCCATCAACGTTGCCTGTGTAAAATCCTCTTGTTTTTAGTAACCCTTGGAGCTTTACGACTGCTGGCCCGGAACTCCCTATTGCAAGAGTCGGACAGTGGTTGACCGGTGGTATGTGACAGTTTACGCCAAGAGCAGTCCAGGTCTTGATACCGACGATTCCATCTTGAACCAAGTTCATGCTCCCTTGAAAAGCGATCACAGCTGCTCTGGTCATCGGTCCAAAAATCCCGTCAATTTTTCCCGGGTTAAAACCGGCAGCTATCAAGTGATGTTGTAAATTTCTGACGGCAGGACCAGAGGAACCCTCTCTTAAAACTGGGCAAGGCGATTGGCCTGGAGTGTGGTCATGATGCAAGTTAAAGCCCCCCTTTTTTTATATCCTATGTTGAGCTAACAATTGATGTTAAAATAGGACATCACCCAAATTTAGGGTATTCTAGTAGGTATGACACTCTCTGGATCATCTTTCTAGCGACTGAATTCACTCCTACGCAGTACCGCTCATAAACCTCTTTATTGGCCGTTTAATTTTTACCATATTATTCCACATACCTCAAATGCTGCATATTATGTCGTATCACCGGAAAGGGAGGAAATGCAAATGGCATTTGGAAACGTTGTTGATGGAGCTGCTTGCGGCTGCGGGAAAGGCTTTGGCGCTGGAATCGCTGCAGTTGTGGTAATAATTCTTCTTCTGATCGCAATGGGAATCGTATTCTAACAATAGAAACCATAGAAAGGTAGAACTTCTTATGTACGGAATGGGTTATGCTGGTGTAGGTGTAGGTGTAAGCGTAGGCTTGGGCGTGGGAATTATCGCAGTAGCTATTTTGATTCTTATCGCTTTAGGCGTTATCTTCTAAAAAAAGCGTTTTATAAAAGAGGCTACCACGTTTAAATAGTGGTAGCCTCTTAGGGTTAGAATACTCTGTTTCAAGTTTTTCAGAAACCTCTAACCAACTGACCATTGAATTTATGACATTACGGAGTCATAGATTTGATTTTTTTGCTTCTTAACTGCCCACAAGCAGCATCGATATCTGCCCCATGTTCAAGACGGATACTGCAATTAATTCCTTGCTTTTTCAACGTATCATAAAAAGCCAGCATCGTCTCTTGCTCGCTTCTTTGGTATTGACTATGTTCATCCACCGGATTGTAAGGAATTAAGTTGATATTTGTGAGATGTAGCTTATCCCCAATCAGGGCCGCAAGTTGAAGGGCATGTTCCCTCTGATCATTCAGATCCTTGAGTAAAATATATTCCAACGTAATTCTACGATTCGATGTTTTCAAATAGTAGTCAACAGCCTGCATTAATACGTCGATTGGATAGGCGCTGTTTATTTTCATGATCTGTGTCCGAAGTTCGTTCGTCGGCGCATGTAATGAGATCGCAAGATTCACCTGTAAATTGGTATCGGCGAATTCATATATTTTATCGGCTAAGCCACTGGTCGAAACGGTAATATGCCTGCCACCAATGGCAAGTCCTTTGTGATCTTTAATAATCTGTAACGAGTTTACGACATTATTAAAATTATCAAAGGGCTCGCCAATCCCCATCACCACAACGTGTGTCACTTTTTCATCTTGTTTCGCATGATCCAGATGATGTTGGACTTGTATAATCTGTTCTACGATTTCGCCACACGATAAATCGCGATTTTTTGTTAATAACCCACTAGCACAAAAACTACAGCCAATGTTACAGCCTACTTGGGTTGTAACACAGACCGATAAACCGAATTTATGCCTCATCAAGACCGTTTCAATCAGATTATCATCTCTCAACTTGAACAAAAACTTAATCGTGCCATCCGTCGATTCTTGCTTATAGTGTTCACTTAATGATTGAAGAACAAAATGGTCCGCTAATAATTGAAGACACTCTTGATTAACATTCAACATTTCTGAGAAGTGGGTCACCCGCTTCCTATAAAGCCAATCCCAGACTTGTATTGCCCGAGACTTTTTATGTGAATATCCCAACAACCATGCTACGAGTTGATCAAAGGTTAATCCATAGATAGATTTTTTAGTCACTCTTTACCCTCTTTCCAAAGGAATTCTACGATTCGTTGGAACCTTCTTGCTTTATTCTTTTCATGTTGGTTTCAAGATCCCAAGAGCAGGTTTAATAGCCTTTATCCACTTCTACTTGGTTCATTAACGGAAACTTTCCTAGTTCGATAGTTTTAAGGGTGTTTAGAAAACAATCAACAGCCGCTTCAGGAGACGTTAGGGCCGATATATGCGGAGTAATGATTATTTCCTCACGACTCCATAGGGGAGAATTACAAGCCAATGGTTCGTTACTGAAGACATCCAAAACGACTAACCGCAAATTTTTATGATCGAGTGCTGCAAATAAGGAAGACTCGTCAACTGATAAACCCCGACCTACATTGATAAAACAGGCACCCCTTAAATGTTTAAATATTTCATGGTTGAATAATTTAAACGTACTGGGTGTTAGCGGAAGAGTATTAATCACCCAATTTGCGTCTTCTAGAACATGACCAACATTTTCTATGGGCACTACTTGGTTAAAATGCTCGTTCTGTGATCCGCTGAGTGAAACTCCTATTACACTGGCTCCAAACAATCTGAAATTCCTGGCAACTTCTTGGCCTATCGACCCAGTCCCAAAGATAACAATTTTTTGAGTAGAAATAGCGAACGGTTCAAAGACCTTCAATAGTTTAGTCTCTTTTGATTGATGAAACATATCATGGAACTGTATAACCCTAAGAACGTAACTAAGGCAATACTCACTAATTTTTTGCCCAAAAGAGCATATAGTGCGTGATAAAAGCACGTCCTTTTTCCATTCTTTATTGAATAGAAAAGCATCTACCCCAGCCCCAAGTGAGTGGACCCATTTCAAATTCCCAAACTGGAAGTTAGCTGTCGGTCTAAAAGAAACGAAAGCATCTGCCCATTTTAGGTCAGACTCTGAAACTCCGTCTTCAGGCAAAAACCTTAAATCTTTATTGAGTTTGCCGACTAAAAGGGTCTCCATAACCTTGTATAGGCGGCCAGTAATAAGGATCTTCTCTATCATCTTTTTTCCTCCGATTAACAATTTGCTTGCCCCTTATGTATCGCTTTGAAAAACTCCGCCAAAATCCAAAGGTGACGAGCCTTGCCTAATTCAGAGCTGATTCAAATATTACGCTATAGAAATTATCGCCTAATGAAACTTTATTAATGGTTTTAAATCCCTTACTATTACTTATTTCTTCTACATACTCTTCAGAAATCCTTTGGTCAACGGATGGACCCATGGGTGTTTTTCTCTTATGAAACTCGATGATCATAAGCCTTCCTTTTTGCTTTAAAATTCGCTTGATCTCATCAAGCATTATTTCCTTTGTTTCTACTTCATGCAATACCGTGACCATAATTGCCATGTCACAGCTATTATTATCTAAGGGAAGTGTCGTAGAATCAACCTTCTTAAGTTTGAGGTTTTTAATATTGCGCTCAGCCATTCTACTCGATAGTAATTCTAGCATATTATCGGAGATCTCTAGCGCATAAATATCATTGTTGCTTAGTTCCGTGGCAGGAAACGTAAATACCCCCGTACCAGCGCCAATGTCACATAGGGTCATGTTCTCTTTAAATCCTGCTTTTACTAATGAATTCTTGGGGCTAAGTTCTGCTAGCCTTAGTTCACTTTCGAATTTGGTAATTTTATTGTCATTCATTGAACTCATCTCCTCAACTTCGCAAACCTTGCTACTCTAGTATACCACTAATTCCCAGGCTATAAAATTGAGATCAACTCCCTCTTGTTACTAGTCTTAGGGGTAGTAGAACAATCTAATCGATTCCGAGATATTTGAAACTATCTCCCTTTTACTCGAAATAAAATACAAATGAACAGAGGTCCTAGCACTGTACCGTCAAAAGAAGTTCGGTGATAGGATTTTTGGTGATAATGAGAAATATGTGGTAATATAGGGGGAGCTTTGCCCCTTACGTGTTGCGGATATTAAGTTTTAACTATGTATTATAAATATATCATCAATGGATTAGAAATGTTGTGGAATGAATGAATAGATTGGAATTACTAAAATGAAGTCATATACTGCATACCCAATCGTTGAGGAGCATCAGGGCCTGACGGTTGAGGTTTACTTAAAACAGATTCTGAAATATTCGGGAAGAAAAATCCAAAAGCTGACCCGGCAAAAGGGAATTTTGCTGAACAAAAAAGCCGTCTTCTTGCAAAAGAACGTTAAAAAGGGAGATATTTTGCGCGTTTTGACTCTTGAGGACTCATCCTACGGGGTCGAACCAGAGCCAGGGCCAATCGAACCATTATATGAAGATAGCTATCTAATCGTCTTGAACAAGCCCTCCGGTCTTCTGGTGCACCCGACAGGCCAAACTTCCCAGGGTACGTTAAGCAATTACCTTGCTCATTATTATCAACAACAGGGAGCCATCTGCACAGTTCGTCCAATCCACCGTCTGGACAGAGAGACTTCGGGGTGTGTTGTATTTGCCAAAGACAGCCAAACCCAAGCCCAATTAGAGAAATTCCTGAAGGAAGGAAGCCTAAAGCGCACTTACAAAGCCGTGGTGGATGGAATTCTGGACCCTCCCGTCGGCACAATCAATGCGCCGATTGGCCCCCATCCCACTAAGCCGAACCGTCGTGCGATCAACCAAAAAGGGGATCAAGCCATAACACACTATAAGACTGTTCAAAGCTTTTCCAGAGCTTCCCTCTTGGAACTAACTCTAGCCACCGGCAGGACGCATCAGATCCGTGTTCATTTAACCCATATAGGACACCCCATTATCGGGGACAGGATGTACGGAAAAAGCTCAGCTCTCATTTCCGGTCAAGCCTTACACGCCTTTTCTTTGCACTTCCCGCATCCAGTTGAGCCACTCGAAATTGCGGTCGAAGCTCAGTTCCCAGCAAGCTTTTTACGAGTGATTGAGAATTACTCAAAAATAGAAGGGTAGCACTGCCACCCTTCTATTTTGTATTTAACTACTATATCTATTCTGCTATACCGGTTAAAGCTCTAATGTATGAACTTCGTAAGTTAGGAAATTAAAACGTTGATGCCCATACTCTTAAGTTCTGCTCTTATGCTTGTAGGTAGACCAGAGTCGGTCACAAGTGTTTGCACACGATCCCAAAGGGCAAACGTATGAAAACTAACTTGCCCTATCTTGGCACTATGGGCAACAAGGATTACTTCCTTGGCTACTTCAAGCATGGCTTGTTTAACTTCAGATTCTAACATGTTGGAAGTCGACAAACCCCGTTCAAGGTTTACCCCCGTAGCTCCCAAGAACAACTTATCGGCATTAAAGCCCTTGAAAACGTCTCTTGCCATCGGCCCGACAAGCGCAAATGTGCCGTTTCGAACTTCTCCCCCTGTCAATAGCAACGTAATCTCATCCAAATTACCGAGTACACTGGCAATAGGCAATGAATTAGTAATCACAGTACATTTTGTATTCAGGGCTTGTGCAATCGCTAGTGTTGTAGTACCGGCATCTAAAATAATTGAATCTCCTTCTGAGATCAACGAAGCAGCTAGACGGCCAATTCTGGCCTTCTCGCGTTCAGCCTCGCCCATTCTCATCATTAATAAGGTATCCTTTGGGGGTACCGGAGGGTAGATTGCTCGTCCGTGTTCCCGTTGAATTAAACCCAACGTGGCAAGGCTCTTGAGATCTCGGCGGATTGTCATTTCAGATATATTAAACCGCTGCGCTAATTCAGTCACGGTTAATATCCCATGTTCTTGCAGTAAGTAACGAATCTCATTCTGCCTTTCTGAACTCACGATCTTACTCCTCTCGTAATCTTTAAAGAATACTAACAGAGCCCTCATACATCATGCCACTCAAGGCATCGACCGTCAATGTCTGACCATTAGAGACTATGGCAAAGGCTTCTTGAGCACCAACGATCGCCGGAATCCCATATTGTAAGGCGACAATCGCAGCGTGCGATGTCAAACCGCCCTCTTCTACGACTAATGCTCCAGCTCGGGCAATCAGGGGTATAAAACTCGCGTCCGTCGATTCTGTGATGAGAATGTCCCCATCATTAAAAGGGTCCTGCTCAGGAAATTTAATTTTACGTGCGCAACCGGAATAGGACTTGCGTCCGATTCCGACCCCCTTAGCCAAGATATTTCCCATAATTTGAACTTTAATCATATTCGTAGAGCCGACCTTACCAATAGGAACGCCCGCTGTAATAACCACCACATCACCGGCATGAATATAGTTTTGATTTAACGAGGTATTCACAGCAACTGACAACATTTGATCAGTTCCTGAACTTTCAGGCACAAGCAAGGCTTGAACACCCCATTGTAACGCTAATTTTCTTGCAGTGGTAGCAAATGGGGTTGCAGCGACAATCAGGGCAATGGGTCGATACTTGGAAATCATACGCGACGTTAGGCCCGAATGCGTCGGCGTTAAAATAGCAGCCGCTTCAAGGTCTTTTGCTATGGAATAACTCGCAAAACAAATCGCCTCGGCAACATTGAGCTGAGTATGTCGAGTGGCCAGATTAACCAAACTCGTCTTTTCCGTCCGTTGTGCAATTTTATCCATCATTTGAACAGCTTCCACTGGAAAAAGCCCAGCTGCTGTTTCACCCGATAACATAATGGCATCCGTTCCGTCCAAAATTGCGTTGGCAACATCACTTGCCTCCGCCCGGGTAGGCCTAGGTTGACGAATCATGGAATCAAGCATCTGAGTTGCAACTATAACAGGCTTACCTAACAAATTGCACTTTCGAATCATTTCTTTCTGGCTGATAGGTACTTCTTCGACCGCAATTTCAACACCAAGGTCTCCGCGTGCCACCATCAGTCCGTCAGCGACCTCAAGAATATTATCTAAGTTAGTCAGCCCCTCTTGGCTTTCGATCTTAGCGATAATATGGACATCTGCTCCCATTTCCTCAACGACCCGACGTACGGCCAAAACATCTAAGGCCTTACGAGTAAAGGAGGCGGCAATAAAGTCAATCCCTTGAGAAATACCAAAACGGATATCCTCTATATCCTTTTCTGTGACAGCCGGTAAATCGATTCGGG
This sequence is a window from Desulfosporosinus sp. Sb-LF. Protein-coding genes within it:
- a CDS encoding nickel-dependent hydrogenase large subunit; translation: MSKRIVVDPITRIEGHLRIEAVVDGTKITDALSSGTVFRGIEKIVENRDPRDVWAFVQRICGVCTHIHAIGSIRAVEDALDIRVPKNANLIRNIMTTAQFAHDHVIHFYNLHGFDWIDVVSALKADPQQTSNLAQKISSWPKSSVGYFTDIQKKFKDFVGSGQLGIFANAYWGHPAYRLPPEVNLLGVAHYLEALNWQKEIVKIHTVFGGKNPHPNYLVGGMASAINLDDNDVINIERLNLVKAKIEEAQTFVDQVLIPDLLAIAGFYKNDLYGGGVSNYLAYGGIPTTDIREADSYLFPGGVVLDRDLSKVYDVDLKDPKQIQEFVSHSWYQYDDIHSGLHPWQGRTDPHYDGPRPPYTTLDENKGYSWIKTPRWQGHAMEVGPLARFVVGYARGNQEIKELVDSALRKLDLPVSAVFSTLGRTLARGLETKFCVDHLAGFYAELIANLKAGDSTVFNGQKWEPKTWPSQAQGVGICEAPRGALGHWVKIKDGKVSAYQIVVPSTWNASPRDAQGQKGAYEASLLDTPVVNTDQPLELLRTIHSFDPCLACATHLISPNGEKLSSVL
- a CDS encoding hydrogenase small subunit, with the translated sequence MSASESFYQWAQSKGVSRRDFLKFCTITAGLLSLDIGAVPKIVQALESKPRMPVIYLNLQECTCCGESFIRSAHPLVANLILNMISLDYMETLQAAAGEQAEAAKQKTMRDYRGKYLLVVEGSPTLGDGGVYCTIGGKTATSVLQEAADGAAVVIAFGSCATNGCIQAAYPNPTEAVPVRKVVRNRPVIDVPGCPPIAEVITGTIVYYLTFGKIPELTNLGRPRAFYEHRVHDNCNRRAFFDAGQFVEAFDDAGAKQGWCLYKMGCKGPTTYNACAITQWNDGVSYPIKSGHPCIGCSEGNFYDNTPIYTHLAAIPNNVIGRGADKLGLATLGVTGVGILAHAGATAVVKGNEKKEK
- a CDS encoding cupin domain-containing protein produces the protein MNIEKLSEKIVYMDENLTKRILYNESRILNFVLNFRPGQGVPPHNHEESDLLIHVLVGQGQMGVDGTNHEITQGDVIHCKGSEVFSLTNTGDKDMTCFVVLAPNPSPVYSIEV
- a CDS encoding DNA-formamidopyrimidine glycosylase family protein encodes the protein MPEIPEMEIYKDYLNRCVKDKRVDAVNVLRIKSVNIESTDFCKVVTGKLIKDIIRRGKYLVFQLDDGHFLLTHMMLDGRLFYVPPENVETLYGPIANPSKKAVISEIVQNNVEDLRQRIKELPGKASVVFGLSDGSMLLFCSLTLGYLHYLAQEQLETKLLKLGSDPLDPNFNAQGFAQLLDGKKGMIKPWLMNPKNIAGVGNAYSNEALFSAGILPTRSISRIDLADKMTLYHSLVSVLQDSIRLGGDMEEHFAPWDDFTGGYNPFFKVYDRADKPCLVCHEAIQKAEVGGRNAFFCSHCQT
- a CDS encoding peptidoglycan-binding protein — protein: MHHDHTPGQSPCPVLREGSSGPAVRNLQHHLIAAGFNPGKIDGIFGPMTRAAVIAFQGSMNLVQDGIVGIKTWTALGVNCHIPPVNHCPTLAIGSSGPAVVKLQGLLKTRGFYTGNVDGIFGPITRAAVISFQGSMCLVQDGIVGIKTWTALGVNCF
- the rlmN gene encoding 23S rRNA (adenine(2503)-C(2))-methyltransferase RlmN, translating into MTKKSIYGLTFDQLVAWLLGYSHKKSRAIQVWDWLYRKRVTHFSEMLNVNQECLQLLADHFVLQSLSEHYKQESTDGTIKFLFKLRDDNLIETVLMRHKFGLSVCVTTQVGCNIGCSFCASGLLTKNRDLSCGEIVEQIIQVQHHLDHAKQDEKVTHVVVMGIGEPFDNFNNVVNSLQIIKDHKGLAIGGRHITVSTSGLADKIYEFADTNLQVNLAISLHAPTNELRTQIMKINSAYPIDVLMQAVDYYLKTSNRRITLEYILLKDLNDQREHALQLAALIGDKLHLTNINLIPYNPVDEHSQYQRSEQETMLAFYDTLKKQGINCSIRLEHGADIDAACGQLRSKKIKSMTP
- a CDS encoding D-2-hydroxyacid dehydrogenase, with product MIEKILITGRLYKVMETLLVGKLNKDLRFLPEDGVSESDLKWADAFVSFRPTANFQFGNLKWVHSLGAGVDAFLFNKEWKKDVLLSRTICSFGQKISEYCLSYVLRVIQFHDMFHQSKETKLLKVFEPFAISTQKIVIFGTGSIGQEVARNFRLFGASVIGVSLSGSQNEHFNQVVPIENVGHVLEDANWVINTLPLTPSTFKLFNHEIFKHLRGACFINVGRGLSVDESSLFAALDHKNLRLVVLDVFSNEPLACNSPLWSREEIIITPHISALTSPEAAVDCFLNTLKTIELGKFPLMNQVEVDKGY
- a CDS encoding methyltransferase domain-containing protein translates to MNDNKITKFESELRLAELSPKNSLVKAGFKENMTLCDIGAGTGVFTFPATELSNNDIYALEISDNMLELLSSRMAERNIKNLKLKKVDSTTLPLDNNSCDMAIMVTVLHEVETKEIMLDEIKRILKQKGRLMIIEFHKRKTPMGPSVDQRISEEYVEEISNSKGFKTINKVSLGDNFYSVIFESALN
- a CDS encoding RluA family pseudouridine synthase; translation: MKSYTAYPIVEEHQGLTVEVYLKQILKYSGRKIQKLTRQKGILLNKKAVFLQKNVKKGDILRVLTLEDSSYGVEPEPGPIEPLYEDSYLIVLNKPSGLLVHPTGQTSQGTLSNYLAHYYQQQGAICTVRPIHRLDRETSGCVVFAKDSQTQAQLEKFLKEGSLKRTYKAVVDGILDPPVGTINAPIGPHPTKPNRRAINQKGDQAITHYKTVQSFSRASLLELTLATGRTHQIRVHLTHIGHPIIGDRMYGKSSALISGQALHAFSLHFPHPVEPLEIAVEAQFPASFLRVIENYSKIEG
- a CDS encoding DeoR/GlpR family DNA-binding transcription regulator, with protein sequence MSSERQNEIRYLLQEHGILTVTELAQRFNISEMTIRRDLKSLATLGLIQREHGRAIYPPVPPKDTLLMMRMGEAEREKARIGRLAASLISEGDSIILDAGTTTLAIAQALNTKCTVITNSLPIASVLGNLDEITLLLTGGEVRNGTFALVGPMARDVFKGFNADKLFLGATGVNLERGLSTSNMLESEVKQAMLEVAKEVILVAHSAKIGQVSFHTFALWDRVQTLVTDSGLPTSIRAELKSMGINVLIS